In Streptomyces violaceusniger Tu 4113, one DNA window encodes the following:
- a CDS encoding NAD-dependent epimerase/dehydratase family protein, whose amino-acid sequence MILVTGGLGFIGSHTVRALLDLGEDCVVAQRHTRELPAMLAGERVAVEQADITDRDALLAIGRRHDITGIVHLAASYPWSPTPDAAVETTRQALDGLLNIAQAAQEWGVRRLGVASTIGVYFGVENDGPLREDAPLPLNAPVSIPTFKKVGELLGGFLADTTDIDIVNYRISGTWGPLGHTEPFFAAPALIHAAARGTAPDLSHLMRPAFAEDGIDLNYVPDTGRALALLQLADKLNHRTYNVGSGRATTNAELAEAIKKVAPDAQVDLPTGGDTPPMVLDISRLREDTGYQAEYDTERAAADYIAWLRAGNNT is encoded by the coding sequence GTGATCCTCGTCACCGGAGGTCTCGGCTTCATCGGCTCCCACACCGTGCGAGCCCTGCTCGACCTGGGCGAAGACTGCGTCGTGGCCCAGCGCCACACCCGTGAACTCCCGGCCATGCTCGCCGGAGAGCGGGTGGCGGTGGAGCAGGCGGACATCACCGATCGCGACGCCCTGCTCGCGATCGGCCGCCGCCACGACATCACGGGCATCGTGCACCTGGCAGCGTCCTATCCCTGGTCCCCGACCCCCGACGCGGCGGTCGAGACGACACGGCAGGCGCTCGACGGACTGCTGAACATCGCGCAGGCGGCGCAGGAGTGGGGCGTGCGACGGCTGGGCGTCGCCAGCACGATCGGCGTCTACTTCGGGGTCGAGAACGACGGACCGCTACGCGAAGACGCTCCACTGCCCCTGAACGCACCCGTCTCGATCCCCACCTTCAAGAAGGTCGGTGAACTGCTCGGCGGATTCCTCGCCGACACCACGGACATCGACATCGTCAACTACCGCATCTCAGGCACCTGGGGCCCGCTCGGCCACACCGAACCGTTCTTCGCCGCCCCCGCCCTCATCCACGCCGCCGCCCGCGGCACCGCCCCGGACCTCTCCCACCTCATGCGGCCGGCCTTCGCCGAGGACGGGATCGACCTCAACTACGTGCCGGACACCGGGCGTGCGCTCGCCCTCCTCCAGCTCGCGGACAAGCTGAACCACCGCACGTACAACGTCGGCTCCGGCCGGGCCACGACCAATGCCGAGCTCGCCGAAGCGATCAAAAAGGTGGCCCCCGACGCCCAGGTCGACCTCCCCACGGGAGGCGACACACCGCCCATGGTCCTCGACATCAGCCGCCTCCGGGAAGACACCGGCTACCAGGCCGAATACGACACCGAACGAGCCGCCGCCGACTACATCGCATGGCTGCGCGCGGGCAACAACACCTGA